The window GATGCCGCATCCGGAAATGCATTGGTACTTAGCATCTGCTTGACCACTATGGCCCAGTGGGAAAAATTGTCGTAATGGATCAGCCTGCTGGCCAGTAAAAGCTGGAAAAAGAACAGGCTCCCAAGGGCAAATCCTGCCTGAAACAGGGAAAAGCGGAAATTTCTATAGGACTTTTCCCTGACAAGCCTTGATAAATAGAAGAGAAACAAAAGAATCCCTGCCGCTAATACAACCGATGACCCTTGCAGCAAAAATCCGGCCAGTCCGCAAAGATAAACGGCACAGGCAATGGCCGAGCAGACAAAAACAGGAACAAATTCCGCCTGAAGCCTCAGCCTTGCCCTTGTAAACATCATATAGCCGCATAAAGAACACAAAAGCACCATTGCCATGACACTATGGACTATAACGCTCATCCCTTACCCCTCTTTTTCGCCTGTATTTGTTATGTCAGCCAAAACCTGATCGATCTGGACTTCCCCTATAAGTTCATTTAAATTCACAAGAGACAAAAGCTCCTCTGATGAACGCCGTATGTATATACCTGTCCGTTTTAAGACCAGAGGGATCCCGCTTTCTGTCCTGTAGATGAACTGATCCTCCTGGCTCCCGTTATCATTAAAACCGGAAACCGAAAAATAATGGTAATTAAAATCCACCAGCCTGCAGGTGGCTCCGTTTGCAAAAATAACTTCTTTCTCCAGCCGGATCCTGGGCATCTTTCTTTTGTCTGAAAACGGCCGCCTCAGCCGTCTTTTCATGTTTCTCAGCATATCATCATAGGCAGTGACCCATAAATCCATCTGCATCGGGAGAGAATGGGTCCTGTCGTATATCACCTGCATGTACTGGCGTTTGTTTTCATCATCAACAGGCTGAACAGCTGCGGAATACCGCCAGCCGCCGCTTTGCTCTTTCACATAAACAATCTTTCCCTCAAGCCCGGCTTTATAGAAAGGTGTGGTGACCTGAAATTTTACAGTTTCATTTTCCGGAAGATAAATGGGCTTTTCCGACCAGAAGGCCAGGCCGTTTTCCGAAACATCCACAGTCTTCGCTTCATAGCCTAAATTCTTATACTGTATGGTGATAAGTTCCTCTGCCCGGATCCTCTCGCTGCTTCTGTAAGCCCGTCTTCCCAGCATAAAAAATATGGCATAGAATAAGGAGATCATATTATAAGTGATCCAGAAGAGGATAATGCTGCTGTAGAATAATGCCCAGCCGTACTTTCCATGCACAAAGCGCACCATGGCCGCTGCGGACAGGGCCAGTAAAACCACATGAGGAATGGCAAACATGGCAAAGCCAAAGCCGTTCCCTTCTCTCCTTTTATCAGTGACCTTAAATTCCCTTTGATGGATGTGAAGGGTCTCAAGGAGGACCGGGAGAATCAAATAGGGCATGAATATGGTGTCAATGATCTGACTCCATCTGTGGTTTCTGATATTGCTCGACAAATAACGCATGGATATGCTGTAAAAAAAGTATGCGGGTACCCAAAGCACGATTACATCCCAAAAATGGCTGTTTACGATCTTATAATCAAACAGAGCGAACAGAATGGGAGACATAATGAATATCAGCCTGCTAAAAAAAGACCACCAGTATAAAAAAGTGTTCAGATAGGTAAGCCTTGCCAGCGGGGAAAGCTTGGAAGAAAAAATGGCACGGGTGTTCTGGAGGCTCTGAATGATACCTCTTGCCCAGCGCACCCTCTGCCTGATCATGCTTTTTACCGTTGTTGTGGTAAGTCCGGCCGCCTGTATCTCATCCGTTGCATAGGTGATGTATCCGGCTTTCTGTATCCGTATGCTTGTCTCAAAATCCTCTGTAATGGTGTTTAACGGAAAACCGCCTATTTCCTCCATGGCTTCCCTTAAAATAACGGTGTTGCTGCCTGTATAGGCGACCGCATTGGAAGCATTTCTCATGGCATTGACTTCCCTGGAAAAGAAATCCTGTTCATTTGGAATGTTTCCCTCCGCATACAGGTTGAACTGAAAGAGATCGGGATTATAAAAGCTCTGAGGCGTCTGAACTAATCCAAGCCTGAATTTTTTTTCGATTTCCTCTTCCGTTCTCAGCCTCCACTTCCCATTTTCCTTTATGAATCTGGAAAGGAGGAAATAAGGAACCGTCTTCATGAGAAACGTATGCTGGGGAATCATATCCGCATCAAAGGTGGCAATCAGGGGAGAGGAAGTTTTCCTTAAAGCGTTATTATAATTGCCTGATTTTGCATCCTTATTGTCTGCAAGCCCCAGATACCCGACCCCAAACTCTTTGGCAAGCCCTGCGATCTCCTCCCGGTTTCCGTCATCACAAATATAAATATGTACCTTGCTTTTATCCGGATAGGCCATAAACGTACAGGCATTGACCGTTTTGTACAGGACATCAGAGGGTTCGTTATGGGTCGCAATGAAAACGTCCACATGAGGATAATCTTCATCCGGTATTTCCGGGCATTCCAGATGGAATTTATTCATCTGCATCTTTTGATAGAAAAGCTCAAAGGTGGTAAATACCGTAACAGTTTCCGCACCGGCCAATAGCAGCCCAAACACCAGACTCATTGCACCCTCATGAAACGGCAGGGTGAATATCAGACGCCAACCCAGATAAATGGTCATCAGGACCATTGCTATGATGAAAATTACATTTCGTTTTTTCTCTTCTTTATTCATGGAACCAGCCCTCTTCCCGGGAAAATACCCAGCGTTGCTGTATTTGATAACCAATAAGAAACAGACACCCATCACAAAGGAGCTTTGCCAGCCTTTCATGGACGCCCAGGGCTTGGTGAAGAAGATATACACCGCCTGCAGACAGCAGTATATTGCAGACACAAAGAGCCAGATAGCGGATAAGGCTGTTTCCCGGGCCGTGCCTGTCCTTAAACACCACCGTTTTATTCAACAGATAATTTACAGCAATGGAAACCGTTCTGGCGGCTGCCGTGGCAATCATGATCCTTAAGAAGTCCTTCCCCTGCACATAAGGCCTCAGAAGGTCCAGAAGCACCCAGGCCAGGCCTATGTCAACAAAGGAGCAGACAAAGGAGGATGAAAGGAATTTCATAAAATCAGCACCAAGGGTACGGATGATTTTTAAGCTGTCTCTAACAGCCTTAAAATGGGTTCTCCTGTTTTCGTCCTCATAAATGGTTTGGATGGGTACTGTAAGGACCTGGATCCGGGAACGGATACAGGTGACCAGAACCTGAGTCTCATACTCAAACCCTTCTCCTTTTATGCCGGTCATTTTATCGGTAAGGCTGGAGCCAAAGGCCCTTAACCCTGTCTGGGTATCAGGAAGGTATTTTCCGTACAGCCCAGCAAATACTGCGGAAGTGATCCGGTTTCCAATGAGGGACTTAACCGGTATTCCAGCCTTTTTAAAGTCCCTCACTCCCAGTATCAATGCATGGGGATGGAGCTCAGCTTCCTTTGCCAGCTTATACACATCCTCCGGGGCATGCTGTCCGTCGGAATCCGCAGTTATAATACACATATAACCTGGGACATGTTCCTTAATATGCCTGTATCCCGTCTTAAGGGCAAGTCCCTTTCCCATGTTTACCTTATGCCGGAGCACAGTGCAGCCGCCCTCCTCCAACTCTTTGAAAATATCCTGGTAATCATTTCCGGAACCGTCGTCCACGATCACAATATGAGATAATCCGTACTCTCCCAGCTTCCTTACATAAACCGGAAGTCTGTCATCAGGTTCAAGTGAAGGGATCAGTACAACGCTGTGTTTTTCCGTCTGATTCATCTCAGCACCCGTTTCCGCCATAATCAATTTCAGCTTATAAAGTTAAAGTATGCTTATAATATACGTTGGTGAAAATTATGTCAACCTTTGTCGGCAAGGTGATTGGTGGATGGGAAGAACATAATAATGCTGGAAAAATATTGCTTCCCTGGGACCGTTCAACCACCCGCCTCCCCCTTCTTATTCCCCTTTCAAGGGAATTTTCAACGGAATCATCTACCATATTGACTAAATTAGGAAAAATAACTATAATTATTAGTGAATCCATATTTTGGAATTTCATAAAGGATTTGAGTATTATATAATAAAGTAATAAAATACCAAATTTGACAATTATCCAGAAGTTCATGGAAACAAACATTTTACGGCAATATAAACTTTAATCCCAGGGAGGAAATTCTATGTTAAAAAAACTAAAGGTAAAAAACCGGCTGCTTGCTGCATTTCTCATCGTTGTACTATTTTCAGGTCTGGCCGGAACCATCGGGATCCTGCTCATCCGGACTGTTAATAAGGAATATCATGCCGAGCTTCAGGATTATGGATTTGCCCAGGGCGATATCGGAAGCCTGGGTCAGGCGTTTCAGGCTCACCGGGCAACAGTCTTATACATAATTTTTTCGGAAGATGCTGCTGAAACCGCCAAGCAGAAGGAAAATTTAAACAAACAGATCGACGTTATAAACGAGAAAATGCAGCTTGTACAGGCAAGGATGAAGACTGCCTCAGAAAAAGAGCTTTACAGCCAGCTTTTGGAGAAAATGAAATCCTATGAGGATATCCGCAGCCAGACCATTGAGCTTGCGTCAAAATCGTCTCAGGAGTCCATGGCCTTTTTCCGCAGCTACGCTGCTCCCCTTGCTGCGGAAATCGCTGATACGATCAATACCATGCTGTCGGATAAGTCAACAGCCGGTGACATAAAATCTGCCCAGCTCTCCCGCCAGACTTCCATATTCATTGGGATTATGGGGGCCATTATCTTTATTTCCATCGTTACATCCGTAATCATCGCAATCGTGATTACAAGGGGAATCACCCGTCCCATTGATGAGCTGAGACATGTTGCAGACCGAATGGCCCAAGGAGATTTAAAATGCCGGCTGGAATACAGTTCAGCGGATGAACTGGGACATCTTGCCGACAGCATGAGGACGATGATGGGGCGTTTATCCTATTATATGGATTATATCTCCTCTACTACAGGCCGCATGGCCCAGGGAGATTTTGACATTCCTCATGAATCGGAAGAATTTAAAGGGGAATTCCGTTTTGTTCAGATCTCCATACAGAATCTTACGGACTCCTTAAATGATGTCATGGCAAAAATAACCCAGTCTTCTGACCAGGTGGCTTCCGGTGCCGATCAGGTGGCAAGCAGTGCCCAGGCCTTAAGCCAGGGTGCGACTGAGCAGGCCTCTTCCATTGAAGAGCTGGCTGCTACCATCAATGATATATCCAACAACATAAACCAGAACGCGGAAAATGCAAAGGAAACCAACAAGCAGGTGAATAATACCGCAGAAGAACTGGAATTCGGAAAAACGCAGATGCAGGAACTGACCAATGCCATGGAAAACATCAGCAGTGCATCATCAGAAATCGGAAAGGTCATTAAAACCATAGAAGACATTGCCTTCCAGACCAACATTCTGGCCCTTAATGCTGCCGTGGAAGCGGCAAGAGCAGGAGAGGCAGGAAAGGGCTTTGCAGTTGTGGCTGATGAAGTACGGAATCTTGCCAATAAGAGCCAGGAAGCTTCCAAGAACACGGCCGTATTGATTGAACGGGCCTTATCTTCCATTGATGCAGGAAATCACATCGCAAAGGAGACTGCACAATCCATGGACCGCATTGTCCTTTCCTCCAAAATGGCGGCGGATTTAGTATATCAGATATCCACCGCCTCCGAGGATCAGGCCCTTGCAGTCGCCCAGGTAACCCAGGGAATTGACCAGATATCCAGCGTGATCCAGACCAATTCCGCCACATCGGAAGAAAGTGCTGCTGCCAGCCAGGAAATGGCCGGACAGGCCCAGATGCTGAAGCTCTTAATGGACAGGTTCCAATTAAAGGGCTAAACAGAGGGGACTGCCGTAATATGGCTTTTCTGTGAAACAGTGTATAAAAAAGGTCAGCCTTGAATGGTTATTAAAACCAATCAAGGCTGACTTTTTGTCACAAATACTCTTTCCTTTTTTGGCACAGGCTGCCATCATGTTTTCAGGCCAAACCTCTCCTCCATGACAGCTCTGAGCATGTCCACCGTCTTTCCGGCATCAAGGCCGTTTTCATCAATGGTTATGTCCGCATATTTCTCATAATAGGGGACCCGTTCCTCATATAAATCCCTTAAGGTCATCCCATCCTTTAACACGACGCCACGGTCTACCAGATTCCCAAGCCTTTCTTCCACACTTTCATAGCTAAGCTTTAAATAAACCACTGTGCTGATCTCTTTTAAATGCTCCATAGCCTCTTTTCCGTAAATCACGCTTCCGCCCGGAGCAATGACGCTGTGGTGGACCGAAAGACCGGCATTGATCCTGTTTTCTACAGCCATGAAGCCTTCCTGACCTTCCGCCTCGATGATTTCCTTTAACAGACGCCCCTCCTGCTCCTGAATCACAATGTCCACATCCACAAAGGAATATCCAAGGCGTTTTGCCAGCAGAACACCCACCGTACTCTTGCCGGAAGCCGGCATGCCGATCAGTGTAATGTTATCAAGCTTACTCATCATTTGTTTTTCCTCCTGCCTGACGGCTTTTTTCCTGCTTTTTTCACAGAATAGCCGAAACTTCCAAGCTTTTTCCCCAATTCAAAGTATTCCCCGTGGGAATAAGATATAAGTCCTGCCTCATTGAGACGGAATTTTCCCTTTTCATCCATGTACCGGCTGTCTACGGTCACACCAACCACCTCTGCCAAAAACAGGTCATGGCTTCCCAAAGCCTTGATCTCCACCACCCGGCAGGCTAAATTCACCGGGCTTTCCTCTATTCCAGGTGCTTTGATATGTTCCTGAGAACAGGGAGTCAGCTTCATTTCCGCAAATTTATCCACCTCCCTGCCTGACTTCACTCCGCAGTAATCGGCAGCCCGTACCAGATCCTTTGTTACCAGGTTTACAACAAACTCTCTGGTTTCCTTTATGATCCCATAGGAATGGCGCTCCGGGCGGATGGATATGGACAGCATGGCCGGGGAAGAGCATATGGTCCCTGCCCATGCCACAGTAATGATATTCGGGTTTTCCCCTTCCCTCTGGCAGCTCACCATGACCGCTGGAACCGGATATAGCATGTTTCCCGGCTTCCAGGTGACCCTGGAGCGTTTCATTTCTTTTTTATTTTCACTGGTTTCCTGTTTCTTCATCGATCCGGCAGCCCCCTATTCCTGAACTGCCAGCATAATGCCGGGTATCAGCTGTTTTTTTCTGGATACAACACCGGGAAGGCTTACAACATGATCTTCTGCCTTGGATTCCTCTTCCTCGGCCCGGAAGGCCCCTATAACCAGCTGTTTTGCTCCCGAACCCTCGCACAGCAGTACGGTGGATTCCGTCAGAATGTTGGTAAGCATAAAGAACATCATATCCATGCCATGTTCTTCTCTCGATTTTTTCATGTAAGGCAGCATCCGGTCTTTTAACTCCTCCAGTTCCTTGGCATTTAAGGAGCTGATCTGTCCGACTCCAAAGGACACCTTCCCAACCGTGAATTTCTTAAAATCCTGATAAAAGATTTCTGCATCGGTCTTTCCCCTTAAATTGCTTCCTGCCGCAAACATGGAAGAAGCGTATTTTTCCACCTCAATGCCAGCAATATCCGCAAGGGTAAGGGCCGCCTGTTTGTCTGACTCCGTACAGGTGGGAGAACGGAATAAGAGGGTATCGGAGATAATGGCGCTGCACAGCAGACCCGCGATCTTCGGTTCAATTGCCACCTTGTTTTCCTGATACATCTGGTATACGATGGTGGCCGTACATCCTACCGGCTGGTTGCGGAAAAATACCGGGGCAATGGTTTCCACGGTTCCAAGCCTGTGGTGATCGATGATCTCCAGGATCTCCGCACTTGACATGCCTTCCACTGCCTGGGTTTTCTCATTATGGTCCACCAGGATCAGGCGCTTTCCCTTTGCGCCCAGCAAGTTCCGGCGGGAGATCATTCCCATGTACTTCCCGTCCTTATCAAGAATAGGAAAATCCCTGTGGCGTTTGCTTGCCATCACATCTTTTATGTCATCAATATAATCATCCACCTCAAAGGAAATCAGGCCTTCGGTGGTCATAAAATAGCTTATGGGAATGCTCTGGTTCACCAGACGGGCTGCCGTATAAGTATCATAAGGTGTGGTCATGACTGTACAGCCCCGTTCCTGGGCCAGCTTTTTAATGGTCATGGATACCGCCGCGCCCTCACATACAATGATACAGGCCGCCTCCATCTCAATGGCGCAAAGCTGGGACTCATAGCGGTTTCCCAGGATCACAAGATCGCCCTTGGAAATGTAATATTCCATCATATCCGGATTTGCCGCCGCTATCAGCACCTTGCCATGGTTGAAATATTCATTCTTTCCGCCCACTACCATAGCCCCTTCCAGGGTTTCCACGATATTTTCATATTGGGTATTTGCCTTTGATAAAATGCTGCTGTCATACACGTTCATGTAGGATCTTGCAACATCGCCTACCGTGATCAGCCCTTCCAGCATCCCGTCCTCAGTCACTGCCGGAATGGTGACCACATTGGCTTCCTGCATCAGGTTCCAGGCCTTTTTTAAGGATAAATTTTTCTTTACTCCCTTTGTTTTACGGATATCAATGTCACGGACCTGGGTCTTCACATTTTCCACAAGCTCCGGAGCTTCCACACCAAAGTAATGGAGCACGAATTGTGTTTCTTCATTGACGTGGCCCGCCCTGCCCGGCTGATATTCCTCTCCGGTCAGTGCACTTTTTAAATTTGCATAACAGATGGCAGAACAGATGGAATCTGTGTCCGGATTTTTATGTCCTATTACGATGGTCTTTCTGTTCTTATAAGTTTCTCCCATACTTTCCTCCCTTTTTTCATAATGTGTTTACAGGCCGTTCATATTCCGTTCACATATATTTTTTATACTAAATACATAGAAAATATATGAGTCAAATTGATTAAATCGTCAAATTGCACATAGATTTTTCATAATTGCCCCGGTTGCCTGTCAACCGGGGTCTCCTCATTTCACGAGGTTTTTCTTTGTTAAGTATTCCCATTATATCATAATTTAGTAAATTGTAAATAAGAGGACAGGAGGAAAGGATGTCATATAAACATCCCTTCCTCTCATTTACTTCCCTAAAACATCCGCCGCTTCAACAGCAAGCTTGCTCCAACTTTTTGTCCGGATTACAAACTCCATCTTCTCTGCCCTTGCTCTTTGGGCATAAAGGCACAAGCAGGGTATTATGACGTTCTGCCTTTCATGCTATCTCCATAACCTTTCATGTTCAGAATAAATCCCATAAATTATGAAATAATACAATTATACTGACACAATTATAATACCCGCCTTGACTTTATTGACAGAATCATCAAAAAGACTTAACATGAATATATTGTTTCACTTTCTTCCAGGCGGTCCGCCAGAAAACAAGGCGCTACATAGCAAATTTAAATGGAGGATTATGTATGAAAAAATTTTATAACAAGGCTATTCCGGAAACAGTCAGTGAGCTAAAAACTGA of the Lacrimispora indolis DSM 755 genome contains:
- a CDS encoding glycosyltransferase; protein product: MNKEEKKRNVIFIIAMVLMTIYLGWRLIFTLPFHEGAMSLVFGLLLAGAETVTVFTTFELFYQKMQMNKFHLECPEIPDEDYPHVDVFIATHNEPSDVLYKTVNACTFMAYPDKSKVHIYICDDGNREEIAGLAKEFGVGYLGLADNKDAKSGNYNNALRKTSSPLIATFDADMIPQHTFLMKTVPYFLLSRFIKENGKWRLRTEEEIEKKFRLGLVQTPQSFYNPDLFQFNLYAEGNIPNEQDFFSREVNAMRNASNAVAYTGSNTVILREAMEEIGGFPLNTITEDFETSIRIQKAGYITYATDEIQAAGLTTTTVKSMIRQRVRWARGIIQSLQNTRAIFSSKLSPLARLTYLNTFLYWWSFFSRLIFIMSPILFALFDYKIVNSHFWDVIVLWVPAYFFYSISMRYLSSNIRNHRWSQIIDTIFMPYLILPVLLETLHIHQREFKVTDKRREGNGFGFAMFAIPHVVLLALSAAAMVRFVHGKYGWALFYSSIILFWITYNMISLFYAIFFMLGRRAYRSSERIRAEELITIQYKNLGYEAKTVDVSENGLAFWSEKPIYLPENETVKFQVTTPFYKAGLEGKIVYVKEQSGGWRYSAAVQPVDDENKRQYMQVIYDRTHSLPMQMDLWVTAYDDMLRNMKRRLRRPFSDKRKMPRIRLEKEVIFANGATCRLVDFNYHYFSVSGFNDNGSQEDQFIYRTESGIPLVLKRTGIYIRRSSEELLSLVNLNELIGEVQIDQVLADITNTGEKEG
- a CDS encoding bifunctional glycosyltransferase family 2/GtrA family protein translates to MAETGAEMNQTEKHSVVLIPSLEPDDRLPVYVRKLGEYGLSHIVIVDDGSGNDYQDIFKELEEGGCTVLRHKVNMGKGLALKTGYRHIKEHVPGYMCIITADSDGQHAPEDVYKLAKEAELHPHALILGVRDFKKAGIPVKSLIGNRITSAVFAGLYGKYLPDTQTGLRAFGSSLTDKMTGIKGEGFEYETQVLVTCIRSRIQVLTVPIQTIYEDENRRTHFKAVRDSLKIIRTLGADFMKFLSSSFVCSFVDIGLAWVLLDLLRPYVQGKDFLRIMIATAAARTVSIAVNYLLNKTVVFKDRHGPGNSLIRYLALCVCNILLSAGGVYLLHQALGVHERLAKLLCDGCLFLIGYQIQQRWVFSREEGWFHE
- a CDS encoding methyl-accepting chemotaxis protein; this encodes MLKKLKVKNRLLAAFLIVVLFSGLAGTIGILLIRTVNKEYHAELQDYGFAQGDIGSLGQAFQAHRATVLYIIFSEDAAETAKQKENLNKQIDVINEKMQLVQARMKTASEKELYSQLLEKMKSYEDIRSQTIELASKSSQESMAFFRSYAAPLAAEIADTINTMLSDKSTAGDIKSAQLSRQTSIFIGIMGAIIFISIVTSVIIAIVITRGITRPIDELRHVADRMAQGDLKCRLEYSSADELGHLADSMRTMMGRLSYYMDYISSTTGRMAQGDFDIPHESEEFKGEFRFVQISIQNLTDSLNDVMAKITQSSDQVASGADQVASSAQALSQGATEQASSIEELAATINDISNNINQNAENAKETNKQVNNTAEELEFGKTQMQELTNAMENISSASSEIGKVIKTIEDIAFQTNILALNAAVEAARAGEAGKGFAVVADEVRNLANKSQEASKNTAVLIERALSSIDAGNHIAKETAQSMDRIVLSSKMAADLVYQISTASEDQALAVAQVTQGIDQISSVIQTNSATSEESAAASQEMAGQAQMLKLLMDRFQLKG
- a CDS encoding shikimate kinase, which gives rise to MMSKLDNITLIGMPASGKSTVGVLLAKRLGYSFVDVDIVIQEQEGRLLKEIIEAEGQEGFMAVENRINAGLSVHHSVIAPGGSVIYGKEAMEHLKEISTVVYLKLSYESVEERLGNLVDRGVVLKDGMTLRDLYEERVPYYEKYADITIDENGLDAGKTVDMLRAVMEERFGLKT
- a CDS encoding flavin reductase family protein; protein product: MKKQETSENKKEMKRSRVTWKPGNMLYPVPAVMVSCQREGENPNIITVAWAGTICSSPAMLSISIRPERHSYGIIKETREFVVNLVTKDLVRAADYCGVKSGREVDKFAEMKLTPCSQEHIKAPGIEESPVNLACRVVEIKALGSHDLFLAEVVGVTVDSRYMDEKGKFRLNEAGLISYSHGEYFELGKKLGSFGYSVKKAGKKPSGRRKNK
- a CDS encoding putative manganese-dependent inorganic diphosphatase → MGETYKNRKTIVIGHKNPDTDSICSAICYANLKSALTGEEYQPGRAGHVNEETQFVLHYFGVEAPELVENVKTQVRDIDIRKTKGVKKNLSLKKAWNLMQEANVVTIPAVTEDGMLEGLITVGDVARSYMNVYDSSILSKANTQYENIVETLEGAMVVGGKNEYFNHGKVLIAAANPDMMEYYISKGDLVILGNRYESQLCAIEMEAACIIVCEGAAVSMTIKKLAQERGCTVMTTPYDTYTAARLVNQSIPISYFMTTEGLISFEVDDYIDDIKDVMASKRHRDFPILDKDGKYMGMISRRNLLGAKGKRLILVDHNEKTQAVEGMSSAEILEIIDHHRLGTVETIAPVFFRNQPVGCTATIVYQMYQENKVAIEPKIAGLLCSAIISDTLLFRSPTCTESDKQAALTLADIAGIEVEKYASSMFAAGSNLRGKTDAEIFYQDFKKFTVGKVSFGVGQISSLNAKELEELKDRMLPYMKKSREEHGMDMMFFMLTNILTESTVLLCEGSGAKQLVIGAFRAEEEESKAEDHVVSLPGVVSRKKQLIPGIMLAVQE